A region of Massilia sp. WG5 DNA encodes the following proteins:
- a CDS encoding transporter — protein MTRKRILPLAAAVLCTLAAAGAHAGDEEPISPDRPGVAETGEVVGKGRVQLETSVQWERQRDDALHTRTLSTPTLLRIGLGERTELRVETDGRNVIHASDPATGERSTVAGYADTSLGLKWHVADQQGTGFGTPSLGVLLQADLPSGSRELRGKGVRPSLSLPAEWELPGGYSLGVMPGLGVDSDDQDKRYGYGLLAAELGKKFSERLGGFVELAAPQIAGASHGGIQAIVDAGFTWLVNKDCQLDVAVVHGLNRRSPDLGLAFGISLRR, from the coding sequence ATGACGAGAAAGCGCATTCTTCCCCTGGCCGCGGCCGTCCTTTGCACGCTTGCCGCCGCAGGCGCCCACGCCGGCGATGAGGAGCCGATTTCCCCCGACCGTCCCGGCGTCGCCGAAACCGGCGAGGTGGTCGGCAAGGGCCGGGTCCAGCTCGAAACCAGCGTCCAATGGGAGCGCCAGCGCGACGACGCGCTGCACACCCGGACCCTGAGCACGCCGACGCTGCTGCGCATCGGCCTGGGCGAGCGCACCGAGCTGCGCGTCGAGACCGATGGCCGCAACGTGATCCACGCCAGCGATCCCGCCACCGGCGAGCGCAGTACCGTGGCCGGCTATGCCGACACCTCGCTCGGCCTCAAGTGGCATGTCGCCGACCAGCAGGGCACCGGCTTCGGCACGCCCTCGCTGGGCGTGCTGCTGCAGGCCGACCTGCCGAGCGGCAGCCGCGAACTGCGCGGGAAGGGCGTGCGTCCCTCGCTGAGCCTGCCGGCCGAGTGGGAGCTGCCCGGCGGCTATTCCCTCGGCGTGATGCCGGGCCTGGGCGTCGACAGCGACGACCAGGACAAGCGCTACGGCTACGGGCTCCTGGCTGCCGAGCTGGGCAAGAAATTCAGCGAGCGCCTGGGCGGCTTCGTCGAGCTGGCCGCGCCGCAGATCGCCGGCGCCAGCCACGGCGGCATCCAGGCCATCGTCGATGCCGGCTTCACCTGGCTGGTGAACAAGGATTGCCAGCTCGATGTGGCGGTGGTGCATGGCCTGAACCGCCGCAGCCCGGACCTGGGCCTGGCCTTCGGCATCTCGCTGCGGAGGTAA